The Falco rusticolus isolate bFalRus1 chromosome 5, bFalRus1.pri, whole genome shotgun sequence genome has a segment encoding these proteins:
- the FAM131B gene encoding protein FAM131B — protein sequence MGCIGSRTVGNEVIAVDWKGLKDVDQINMDSTSSLHGSSFHRPSTEQTRTDFSWDGINLSMEDTTSILPKLKRNSNAYGIGALAKSSFSGISRSMKDHVTKPTAMGQGRVAHMIEWQGWGKGNSQQQQHTHETARKDADAYSDLSDGEKEARFLAGVMEQFAISEATLMAWSSMDGEDVSVNSNQENPAGHYSENYQELMESQEHIAQTQYDSWPHSYVSQGMYCLGSSDAWETSDQSLIASPATGSYLGQNFDESQTNLQESILIQSSLLQHQQLQQQRQEQNFLQSTGLVHVWPLQTAQGGAESSTYMEDHIEDEGNPRLEKAPLLNKKPSPEEDDAVCRDLESLSPREEMEHAALSRKVSDVTSSGVQSFDEEEGETNN from the exons GAAACGAGGTGATTGCAGTGGACTGGAAAGGACTGAAAGATGTGGACCAAATCAATATGGACAGCACCAGTTCACTGCACGGCAGCAGCTTCCATCGACCTTCCACCGAG CAAACACGGACGGATTTCTCCTGGGATGGTATCAAT ctCTCCATGGAAGATACGACCTCCATCCTCCCCAAGCTGAAACGCAACTCCAATGCTTATGGGATTGGGGCTTTGGCTAAATCATCTTTCTCTG GGATATCTCGCAGCATGAAGGACCATGTCACGAAGCCGACGGCGATGGGCCAAGGCCGCGTGGCTCACATGATTGAGTGGCAAGGCTGGGGCAAGGGtaacagccagcagcagcagcacacgcATGAGACGGCGCGCAAAGATGCTGACGCCTACTCAGACCTGAGTGATGGTGAAAAGGAGGCGCGGTTCCTCGCAG GAGTAATGGAGCAATTTGCCATTTCCGAGGCAACTCTCATGGCCTGGTCCTCCATGGATGGTGAGGACGTGAGTGTGAATTCAAACCAGGAGAACCCAGCAGGCCACTACTCTGAGAACTACCAGGAGCTGATGGAGAGCCAAG AGCATATTGCCCAGACGCAGTATGATAGCTGGCCTCATTCCTACGTCTCGCAGGGCATGTATTGCTTAGGTTCATCCGACGCCTGGGAGACCAGTGACCAGTCCCTCATTGCTTCCCCAGCAACTGGCTCCTACTTAGGCCAGAATTTTGATGAGTCCCAGACGAAccttcaggaaagcattttgaTTCAGAGCAGCCTTCTCCAGCACcaacagctgcagcaacagcGGCAGGAGCAGAACTTCCTCCAGAGCACGGGGCTGGTCCATGTGTGGCCCCTGCAGACTGCTCAGGGAGGGGCCGAGTCCAGCACATACATGGAGGACCACATTGAGGATGAAGGGAACCCACGGCTGGAGAAGGCTCCTCTCCTAAACAAGAAGCCCTCTCCAGAGGAGGATGACGCGGTGTGCCGGGACCTGGAATCACTGTCTCCTCGAGAGGAGATGGAACATGCTGCACTGAGCCGCAAAGTCTCAGATGTTACTTCCTCTGGGGTGCAGTCCTTTGatgaggaagagggagaaacaaACAACTGA